A genomic segment from Candidatus Methylomirabilota bacterium encodes:
- a CDS encoding ABC transporter permease gives MSEYLLRRLVYFVPLLFLVTVVTFSVALLLPGDPALAYIGEANMRDKVMYETMRKELGLDQPIPVQYAKWLGRVVRGDFGRSIRTREPALEGLLARFPVTLQLTAMAMVIALLLAVPVGILSAVRPNSNADKAGTVLAMSGVAIPDFWLGIMLIYVFSVWLKMLPPSGYVPLSQGLGPSLQAMVLPALSLGMALSAVVMRQLRSALIEVLQQEYVMVARAKGLRETVVVGRHALRNALIPVVTVIGLQTGRLFGGAVVVETIFALPGLGRLAADSIFFRDFPMLQGVVLILALAVLLANLFTDFLYAFIDPRIRYR, from the coding sequence GTGAGCGAGTATCTCTTGCGTCGGCTCGTCTACTTCGTGCCGTTGCTCTTCCTGGTCACGGTGGTGACTTTTTCCGTGGCCTTGCTCTTGCCTGGCGATCCCGCCCTGGCCTACATCGGCGAAGCCAACATGCGTGACAAGGTGATGTACGAGACCATGCGCAAGGAGCTGGGACTGGATCAGCCGATCCCCGTGCAGTATGCCAAGTGGCTGGGCCGCGTGGTGCGAGGGGATTTCGGGCGATCCATCCGGACGCGCGAGCCCGCCCTGGAGGGACTGCTGGCCCGCTTTCCCGTGACGCTTCAGCTCACCGCGATGGCCATGGTCATCGCCCTCCTGCTCGCGGTGCCCGTAGGCATTCTCTCCGCCGTGCGTCCCAACTCCAATGCCGACAAGGCGGGCACCGTGCTGGCCATGAGTGGCGTGGCGATTCCGGATTTCTGGCTGGGCATCATGCTCATCTACGTCTTCTCCGTCTGGCTCAAGATGTTGCCGCCATCCGGCTACGTGCCGCTTTCGCAGGGTCTGGGGCCCAGCCTGCAGGCGATGGTGCTGCCGGCCCTCTCGCTGGGAATGGCCCTCTCGGCCGTGGTGATGCGCCAGCTTCGCTCCGCGCTGATCGAGGTCCTGCAGCAGGAATACGTCATGGTGGCCAGGGCGAAAGGGCTAAGGGAAACGGTTGTCGTCGGACGGCACGCACTCAGGAACGCGCTGATTCCCGTGGTCACCGTCATCGGCCTTCAGACGGGGCGACTGTTCGGGGGCGCGGTTGTCGTGGAGACCATCTTCGCGCTCCCCGGGCTGGGCCGCCTGGCCGCCGATTCCATCTTCTTCCGGGACTTTCCCATGCTGCAGGGGGTGGTGCTCATCCTGGCCCTGGCGGTGTTGCTGGCCAACCTGTTCACCGATTTCCTCTACGCCTTCATAGATCCGCGCATTCGCTACCGGTAG
- a CDS encoding ABC transporter permease: MGWLRAVLTRALQTRGAGFGLVVVALVLFVALSADVIAPYNPDQAQRAGVLTAPALAHWLGTDQLGRDVLSRIIHGARTSVQAGVVSVGFALLAGVSIGLLAGYHGGWIDDVLVLLVDALWSFPTLVLALAIAASLGPGLTNAMLAIGVVFTPIFARLVRGQTLSVRERDFVVAARALGAGPGRIMLRHIWPNVTAPIIVQTSLLVASAIVVEAALSFLGLGIEPPTSSWGSMLKAGYQYMQQAPWLSFAPGTAIFVTVLAFNLLGDGLRRGLDPRLRQQGWS; encoded by the coding sequence GTGGGCTGGCTCCGCGCGGTTCTGACCAGGGCACTACAGACCCGTGGGGCGGGCTTCGGGCTGGTGGTCGTCGCTCTCGTGCTCTTCGTCGCCCTGAGCGCGGACGTGATCGCTCCCTACAATCCCGATCAGGCCCAACGAGCCGGGGTCCTGACCGCCCCCGCCCTCGCTCATTGGCTCGGCACCGACCAGCTGGGCCGGGATGTGCTGAGCCGCATCATCCACGGCGCGCGCACGTCGGTGCAGGCCGGCGTCGTCTCGGTGGGGTTCGCGCTCCTCGCGGGTGTGTCCATAGGACTGCTCGCGGGATACCACGGCGGCTGGATCGACGACGTGCTGGTGCTCCTCGTGGACGCTCTGTGGTCGTTCCCCACCTTGGTGCTGGCCCTGGCCATCGCGGCCAGCCTGGGGCCCGGCCTCACCAACGCCATGCTGGCCATCGGCGTCGTGTTCACCCCGATCTTTGCTCGGCTGGTGCGCGGGCAGACCCTCTCCGTGCGCGAGCGCGACTTCGTCGTGGCGGCGCGGGCGCTCGGCGCCGGGCCCGGGCGCATCATGCTCCGCCACATCTGGCCGAACGTGACCGCGCCGATCATCGTACAGACATCGCTGCTGGTGGCGTCCGCCATCGTCGTCGAGGCCGCCCTCAGCTTCCTCGGCCTCGGCATCGAGCCACCCACGTCCAGCTGGGGATCGATGCTCAAGGCGGGCTATCAATACATGCAGCAGGCGCCGTGGCTCTCCTTCGCGCCGGGCACGGCCATCTTCGTCACCGTCCTCGCCTTCAATCTACTGGGAGACGGCTTGCGTCGCGGCCTCGACCCTCGGCTGCGACAGCAAGGCTGGAGTTAA